A stretch of the Halorussus vallis genome encodes the following:
- a CDS encoding DMT family transporter, with the protein MVDMRTSLPAIPSGSARTRAVREALFVTLLWSSSYVLVTVGLEDIPALTFAGLRYGLASLVLLPFFVGDGHHRRVRRAGPAAWARLLALGVVLYAVTQGAQFVALGHLRAATVSLVLTFTPVAVALFGAARFAPRARREPREGERGERQPRRVAEQPTARQWVGLVALVGGALAYFRPWAGPLGSAFGLGVMAVGLLGNAGGSVLGRRVNRDSDLGPLAVTTVSMGVGAAVLLAAGVASQGFPTLSLENWAVVAWLAVVNTAGAFTLWNRTLETLTAVESSVVNNTMLVQVAALGWLFLGEAIRPHELLGVLAVGGGGVLLVQLGRAKR; encoded by the coding sequence ATGGTCGATATGCGGACCTCCCTTCCGGCGATTCCCTCGGGTTCGGCCCGCACCCGGGCCGTCCGCGAGGCGCTGTTCGTCACGCTACTGTGGTCGTCGTCGTACGTCCTCGTCACGGTCGGTCTCGAAGATATCCCCGCGCTCACGTTCGCCGGACTTCGGTACGGACTCGCGTCGCTGGTGTTGCTCCCGTTCTTCGTCGGCGACGGCCACCACCGGCGAGTCCGTCGGGCGGGTCCCGCCGCGTGGGCGCGACTACTCGCGCTCGGGGTCGTCCTGTACGCCGTGACCCAAGGCGCGCAGTTCGTCGCGCTCGGCCACCTCCGGGCCGCGACGGTCAGCCTCGTGTTGACGTTCACGCCGGTCGCGGTGGCGCTGTTCGGCGCCGCGCGGTTCGCGCCGCGGGCGCGGCGCGAACCGCGAGAAGGCGAGCGAGGCGAGCGACAACCCCGGCGAGTGGCGGAGCAGCCGACGGCGCGCCAGTGGGTCGGCCTGGTCGCGCTGGTCGGCGGCGCGCTGGCGTACTTCCGGCCGTGGGCCGGCCCGCTCGGGTCGGCGTTCGGCCTCGGGGTGATGGCCGTCGGTCTGCTGGGCAACGCCGGCGGGTCGGTGCTCGGGCGGCGGGTCAACCGCGATTCGGACCTCGGCCCGCTCGCGGTGACGACCGTCAGCATGGGAGTCGGGGCGGCGGTCCTGCTCGCGGCCGGCGTCGCCTCCCAGGGGTTCCCGACGCTCTCGCTCGAAAACTGGGCCGTCGTGGCGTGGCTCGCGGTGGTCAACACCGCGGGCGCGTTCACACTGTGGAACCGGACGCTGGAGACGCTGACGGCGGTCGAGTCGAGCGTCGTCAACAACACGATGCTCGTCCAGGTGGCCGCGCTCGGGTGGCTGTTCCTCGGTGAGGCGATACGGCCCCACGAACTGCTCGGCGTCCTCGCGGTCGGCGGCGGCGGCGTCCTGCTGGTCCAACTGGGCCGGGCGAAGCGGTAA
- a CDS encoding SDR family NAD(P)-dependent oxidoreductase, whose translation MATLNPDFSEETVVVTGGSSGIGRAIALAFGEAGATVLVADVREEPKDPDADAPTHEEIEDAGGRAEFVETDVSDPDQIQTAVEAAREFGGVDAMVNNAGVYTKRRFLDVTPEEFEEVHAVNARGTFFGTQIAAEDMIDRGEPGVVVNTSSDTQGRAAWDHSHYAATKGAIRMITRSAALELAPEGVRVNAVAPGPVATEIREGWAEEAESMAPEGETPDLPLRAADPEELAGAYLFLASDAASYVTGETVWVDGGGHVC comes from the coding sequence ATGGCAACGCTGAACCCCGACTTCTCCGAGGAAACCGTCGTCGTTACCGGCGGTAGCTCCGGCATCGGTCGCGCTATCGCGCTTGCGTTCGGCGAGGCGGGCGCGACCGTGCTTGTCGCTGACGTGCGCGAGGAACCGAAAGACCCCGACGCCGACGCGCCGACCCACGAGGAAATCGAAGACGCCGGCGGACGGGCCGAGTTCGTCGAAACCGACGTCTCGGACCCCGACCAGATTCAGACCGCGGTTGAGGCCGCCCGCGAGTTCGGCGGCGTGGACGCGATGGTGAACAACGCCGGCGTCTACACCAAGCGGCGGTTCCTCGACGTGACGCCCGAGGAGTTCGAGGAGGTCCACGCCGTCAACGCCCGAGGGACGTTCTTCGGCACGCAAATCGCCGCCGAGGACATGATCGACCGGGGCGAACCCGGCGTGGTCGTCAACACCTCCTCGGACACCCAGGGACGGGCGGCGTGGGACCACTCCCACTACGCCGCGACCAAGGGCGCGATTCGGATGATAACCCGAAGTGCGGCGCTCGAACTCGCCCCCGAGGGCGTACGGGTCAACGCCGTCGCACCCGGCCCGGTCGCCACCGAGATACGCGAAGGGTGGGCCGAGGAGGCCGAGTCGATGGCTCCCGAAGGAGAGACGCCCGACCTGCCCCTGCGCGCGGCCGACCCCGAGGAACTCGCGGGCGCCTACCTCTTCCTGGCCAGCGACGCCGCGTCCTACGTCACGGGCGAGACGGTGTGGGTCGACGGCGGCGGCCACGTCTGCTGA
- a CDS encoding O-methyltransferase → MSELLSAEVGRFVDAMVPERDEVLREMEDHGDEIDFPTVGPEVGGFLRLAARMVDAERIFEFGSGFGYSAYWFAEALPEDGEIVLTEHDPEELEDARDYLERGGYADRARFEDGDAMETVERYDGPFDVVLVDCHKSGYPDALDAVRGKVADGGVVVADNAMVSGAQDFEALLDIVEGGDPTEVDENTRGIAEYLLEVRDSDEFETSVIPLGEGIAVSYKR, encoded by the coding sequence ATGAGCGAACTCCTGTCCGCGGAAGTCGGGCGGTTCGTCGACGCGATGGTGCCCGAACGCGACGAGGTCCTGCGCGAGATGGAGGACCACGGCGACGAGATCGACTTTCCGACCGTGGGGCCGGAGGTCGGCGGCTTCCTCCGACTCGCCGCCCGGATGGTCGACGCCGAGCGCATCTTCGAGTTCGGGTCGGGGTTCGGCTACTCGGCCTACTGGTTCGCCGAGGCACTGCCGGAGGACGGCGAGATCGTGCTGACCGAACACGACCCCGAGGAACTCGAAGACGCCCGCGACTACCTCGAACGCGGCGGCTACGCCGACCGCGCGCGGTTCGAGGACGGCGACGCCATGGAGACGGTCGAGCGCTACGACGGTCCCTTCGACGTGGTGCTCGTCGACTGCCACAAGAGCGGCTACCCCGACGCCCTCGACGCGGTCCGGGGGAAGGTCGCCGACGGCGGCGTGGTCGTCGCCGACAACGCGATGGTGAGCGGCGCGCAGGACTTCGAGGCACTCCTGGACATCGTGGAGGGCGGCGACCCGACGGAGGTCGACGAGAACACCCGCGGCATCGCCGAGTACCTGCTCGAAGTGCGAGATAGCGACGAGTTCGAGACGAGCGTGATTCCGCTGGGCGAGGGTATCGCGGTGAGTTACAAGCGCTGA
- a CDS encoding phytanoyl-CoA dioxygenase family protein, with amino-acid sequence MSHDLTRAQRDRFARNGFVVLRGAVDDEIIADAGASVAETVPEDFSDFEALAASPERRNYWGDLEEMEPFGRLNRRLSEFAESLVGEGTLEPPGEFVQAAVRYPEGEFASDPNRPTTAGEGNPHVDGFESDGTFRPFSLGATTYLDDVAPQGGGLTVWPGSHWRVAEFFAENDAEDFSNDEASSLVGDAEPFEVTGRAGTVVLWHSLLVHTGGVHLGRRPRVAAFTRFVRQDVEETKYDALAAPFEFLDGVDPREDVRG; translated from the coding sequence ATGTCACACGACCTCACTCGCGCCCAGCGAGACAGATTCGCCAGAAACGGATTCGTCGTCCTCCGAGGCGCGGTTGATGACGAAATCATCGCCGACGCTGGGGCCTCGGTCGCCGAGACGGTTCCCGAGGACTTCTCGGACTTCGAGGCGCTAGCGGCCAGTCCCGAACGCCGCAACTACTGGGGCGACCTCGAGGAGATGGAACCGTTCGGGCGACTCAACCGCCGACTGTCCGAGTTCGCCGAATCGCTGGTCGGCGAGGGGACGTTAGAGCCGCCGGGGGAGTTCGTTCAGGCCGCGGTCCGGTATCCGGAAGGCGAGTTCGCGAGCGACCCGAACCGCCCGACGACGGCCGGCGAGGGGAACCCCCACGTCGACGGGTTCGAATCCGACGGCACGTTTCGGCCCTTCTCCCTCGGCGCGACGACGTACCTCGACGACGTCGCCCCCCAGGGCGGCGGCCTCACGGTCTGGCCGGGGTCCCACTGGCGAGTCGCCGAGTTCTTCGCCGAGAACGACGCGGAGGACTTCTCGAACGACGAGGCCAGTTCGCTGGTCGGCGACGCAGAGCCGTTCGAGGTGACCGGTCGGGCGGGAACCGTCGTCCTGTGGCACAGCCTGCTCGTCCACACGGGCGGCGTCCACCTCGGACGCCGCCCCCGCGTGGCGGCGTTCACCCGGTTCGTCCGACAGGACGTCGAGGAGACGAAGTACGACGCGCTCGCGGCGCCGTTCGAATTTCTGGACGGGGTCGACCCGCGGGAGGACGTTCGCGGCTAG
- a CDS encoding creatininase family protein, which produces MYLADRTWPELSDYVAEESLAVVPLGSTEQHGPHLPLSTDHRIAEALARDASERTGYLCTPTVDVGVSVHHKQFHGTMWADAPAFRDYVESFSRNLAYHGVDRIVYVNAHGGNQTHLREVGRRLREDEVAYAVEWMWDESIPEVVNDIFERNGPHGGPKETAMMMHIDPDLVREEKLEAARDGGRVEWPDDDAYVRGARNFYDSIDNTDNGVLGDQTDATPEKGELLFEKASDQLVRLLEWLDDRRFEDLMAKPHVDPQPGSRR; this is translated from the coding sequence ATGTACCTCGCCGACAGGACCTGGCCGGAGTTGAGCGACTACGTCGCCGAAGAGTCGCTGGCGGTCGTCCCGCTCGGGTCGACCGAACAGCACGGCCCGCACCTGCCGCTGTCGACCGACCACCGCATCGCGGAGGCGCTCGCTCGCGACGCGAGCGAGCGCACGGGCTACCTCTGTACGCCCACGGTCGACGTCGGCGTCAGCGTCCACCACAAGCAGTTCCACGGGACGATGTGGGCCGACGCCCCCGCGTTCCGCGACTACGTCGAGAGCTTCTCGCGGAACCTCGCGTACCACGGCGTCGACCGCATCGTCTACGTCAACGCCCACGGCGGCAACCAGACCCACCTCCGGGAGGTGGGACGACGCCTCCGCGAGGACGAGGTGGCCTACGCCGTCGAGTGGATGTGGGACGAGTCCATCCCGGAGGTCGTGAACGACATCTTCGAGCGCAACGGTCCCCACGGCGGCCCGAAGGAGACGGCGATGATGATGCACATCGACCCTGACCTCGTGCGCGAGGAGAAGTTGGAGGCGGCCCGCGACGGCGGACGGGTCGAGTGGCCCGACGACGACGCCTACGTCCGCGGCGCGCGGAACTTCTACGACTCCATCGACAACACCGACAACGGCGTGCTCGGCGACCAGACCGACGCCACGCCGGAGAAGGGCGAACTGCTGTTCGAGAAGGCCAGCGACCAGCTGGTGCGGTTGCTCGAGTGGCTCGACGACCGGCGGTTCGAAGACCTGATGGCGAAACCCCACGTCGACCCCCAGCCCGGCAGTCGCCGGTAG
- a CDS encoding HFX_2341 family transcriptional regulator domain-containing protein yields the protein MQSPPPVAERVQVVPLGFEYARLRDPVMEWKADKVVAVEYAESDADPSYLAAFLAELEANERIELERRACDIFDLYDTLGTVAGAIHDHADDDVYVNLSGGSKITAVAGMIACMATGATPIYAKPDYGPDAERIPPEPLHDAVEETFALPTYPVERPSATHVAFLRFVGERTCRADEADGTGGNDGTGGTAEPHGRYRGASKKELIEFAREEGFPFVVESSAETEKGYYRLLDTHVVDPLTAKGYVETEKVGRRKYLTLTEAGENALRAFRHLI from the coding sequence ATGCAGTCGCCCCCGCCGGTGGCAGAGCGCGTGCAGGTCGTCCCGCTCGGCTTCGAGTACGCCCGCTTGCGCGACCCCGTCATGGAGTGGAAGGCCGACAAGGTCGTCGCCGTTGAGTACGCCGAGAGCGACGCCGACCCGTCGTATCTGGCGGCGTTCCTCGCCGAACTCGAAGCGAACGAGCGCATCGAACTCGAACGCCGGGCCTGCGACATCTTCGACCTCTACGACACCCTGGGCACGGTGGCGGGGGCCATCCACGACCACGCCGACGACGACGTGTACGTCAACCTCTCGGGAGGGAGCAAGATAACCGCCGTCGCGGGGATGATCGCCTGCATGGCGACGGGCGCGACGCCCATCTACGCCAAACCCGACTACGGCCCGGACGCCGAGCGAATCCCCCCGGAACCGCTCCACGACGCCGTCGAGGAGACGTTCGCCCTGCCGACGTACCCCGTCGAGCGGCCGTCGGCGACCCACGTCGCGTTCCTCCGGTTCGTCGGCGAGCGGACCTGCAGGGCCGACGAGGCCGACGGAACTGGCGGGAACGACGGAACCGGCGGGACCGCCGAACCGCACGGCCGGTATCGGGGCGCGAGCAAGAAGGAACTCATCGAGTTCGCCCGCGAGGAGGGGTTCCCGTTCGTAGTCGAGTCGTCGGCCGAGACCGAGAAGGGCTACTACCGCCTGCTCGACACGCACGTGGTCGACCCGCTCACCGCGAAGGGGTACGTCGAGACGGAGAAGGTCGGCCGGCGCAAGTACCTCACGCTGACCGAGGCGGGCGAGAACGCGCTCCGGGCGTTCCGCCACCTAATCTGA
- a CDS encoding nucleoside triphosphate pyrophosphohydrolase: protein MPKYDKLVRDEIPRVVRDNGETPVTRVVEGEAYRRRLREKLCEEAAEFLESDGDPEEFADVLEVLDAIRAAETFEEGEVERLRETKADERGRFERGVVLERVEK from the coding sequence GTGCCAAAGTACGACAAACTCGTCAGGGACGAGATTCCGCGCGTCGTTAGGGATAACGGCGAGACGCCCGTCACTCGCGTCGTCGAGGGCGAGGCGTACCGGCGTCGACTCCGCGAGAAACTCTGCGAGGAGGCCGCGGAATTTCTGGAGTCCGACGGCGACCCCGAAGAGTTCGCCGACGTGCTGGAGGTGCTCGACGCGATTCGCGCCGCCGAGACGTTCGAGGAGGGCGAAGTCGAGCGACTGCGCGAGACGAAGGCCGACGAGCGCGGGCGCTTCGAGCGGGGTGTCGTGCTGGAACGCGTCGAGAAGTAG
- a CDS encoding winged helix-turn-helix domain-containing protein, with protein sequence MTEWLVADAPPSAKLVVKVLEYADDPLTQREISDRTRLSPRTVRSSIKRLKERDVVEERVYIPDARKQLYVLTEEAVQCTVGDEVDVAEEAA encoded by the coding sequence ATGACCGAATGGCTCGTCGCCGACGCGCCCCCGAGCGCGAAACTGGTAGTCAAGGTCCTGGAGTACGCCGACGACCCGCTCACCCAGCGCGAGATCAGCGACCGGACCAGGCTGTCGCCCCGGACGGTCCGTAGCTCCATCAAGCGCCTCAAGGAGCGCGACGTCGTCGAGGAGCGCGTCTACATCCCCGACGCGCGCAAGCAACTGTACGTCCTCACCGAGGAGGCGGTCCAGTGTACGGTGGGCGACGAGGTCGACGTGGCCGAAGAGGCCGCGTAG